One segment of Neobacillus endophyticus DNA contains the following:
- a CDS encoding ABC transporter ATP-binding protein, whose protein sequence is MYPTIKVEQVSKSFNKKKVLNDVHLTIEKGQLYGLIGPSGAGKTTLVKMIVGMERADSGTIHVLNEKMPNLNLLQEIGYMAQADSLYVELTGEENLKFFASLYKLKKEEQKMRIAYAASLVNLTGDLKKRVSAYSGGMKRRLSLAIALIQNPKILILDEPTVGIDPELKISIWHELLRLKNEEGKTIIVTTHVMDEAERCDVVAMVRDGRILTSGAPKELKELYHVDNFDEVFLRAGVKQS, encoded by the coding sequence ATGTATCCAACCATTAAGGTAGAACAAGTCAGCAAAAGTTTTAACAAAAAGAAGGTTTTAAACGATGTTCATTTAACCATTGAGAAAGGGCAGCTATATGGACTGATCGGGCCTTCTGGCGCTGGAAAAACTACTCTTGTTAAAATGATTGTCGGCATGGAAAGGGCCGATTCCGGCACGATCCATGTGTTAAATGAAAAAATGCCTAATCTAAACCTGCTTCAGGAGATTGGTTATATGGCCCAGGCCGATTCGCTATATGTGGAGCTAACGGGAGAAGAGAATTTAAAATTCTTTGCCTCACTTTATAAATTAAAAAAAGAGGAGCAGAAAATGCGGATTGCTTATGCTGCCAGCCTTGTCAATTTAACAGGGGATTTAAAGAAACGGGTTTCAGCCTATTCTGGAGGGATGAAGCGGCGCTTGTCGCTGGCTATTGCTCTCATTCAAAACCCGAAGATCCTAATTTTGGATGAACCAACTGTCGGAATTGATCCAGAGTTAAAAATATCGATTTGGCACGAGCTGCTGCGCTTAAAAAATGAAGAAGGAAAAACCATCATTGTGACGACCCATGTCATGGACGAGGCGGAAAGATGTGATGTCGTGGCTATGGTGCGGGACGGACGGATCCTAACAAGCGGCGCACCTAAGGAATTAAAGGAACTCTATCATGTTGATAATTTCGATGAAGTATTTTTACGGGCAGGGGTGAAGCAGTCATGA
- a CDS encoding sulfate/molybdate ABC transporter ATP-binding protein codes for MGIFISEVTKEFGRYPAVDNVTLEIPTGDFTALLGPSGSGKTTLLRLIAGLESIDSGKILLNGSDFSAKTVKERKVGFVFQHYALFKHMNIFENIAFGLKVRPRKLRPSKKEIKEKVMDLLKLVQLEHVADRYPAQLSGGQRQRIALARALAVEPEVLLLDEPFGALDAKVRQELRHWLREIHQKLNITTIFVTHDQEEALEMADTVVVMNKGKVEQIGSPEEVYQYPANAFVYSFLGRVNEFRGEALSELSGSLEETVGYIRPHEIELSPTLKGKGVPSEVLHVHPIGSTIRIELKRLDTEDSFEAEMTSEKYRELGPLKRGDIVYTEFNKLVVFSEKNGPVLQEMKNEPLRTASL; via the coding sequence ATGGGAATTTTTATCAGTGAGGTAACAAAAGAATTTGGCCGTTATCCGGCAGTGGACAACGTCACACTGGAAATACCAACAGGGGATTTTACTGCCCTTTTGGGGCCTTCCGGGTCTGGAAAAACGACTCTTTTAAGATTAATCGCTGGGCTGGAGAGTATCGATTCAGGAAAGATTCTATTAAATGGCAGTGATTTTTCAGCCAAAACGGTCAAGGAACGCAAAGTGGGCTTTGTTTTTCAGCATTATGCCCTGTTTAAACATATGAACATTTTTGAAAATATCGCTTTCGGTTTAAAAGTCAGGCCAAGGAAGCTGCGGCCTTCGAAAAAAGAAATAAAGGAAAAAGTAATGGATTTATTAAAGCTTGTCCAGCTCGAACATGTAGCCGACCGCTATCCAGCCCAGCTGTCTGGAGGGCAGCGCCAACGGATTGCGTTAGCAAGGGCTCTGGCAGTGGAACCAGAGGTACTGCTTCTTGATGAGCCGTTTGGGGCGCTTGATGCCAAGGTACGTCAGGAACTCAGACACTGGCTGCGGGAAATCCATCAAAAACTGAACATTACAACGATCTTTGTTACACATGATCAAGAAGAAGCGTTGGAAATGGCAGATACCGTTGTAGTGATGAATAAGGGAAAAGTAGAACAGATTGGTTCGCCAGAGGAGGTCTATCAATATCCTGCTAATGCTTTTGTTTATAGTTTCTTAGGCAGGGTTAATGAATTTCGTGGAGAGGCTCTTTCGGAACTGTCCGGATCTTTAGAGGAAACGGTCGGTTATATCCGGCCGCATGAAATTGAGCTGAGTCCAACTTTGAAAGGGAAGGGTGTCCCTTCTGAAGTTTTACATGTTCATCCCATAGGATCCACCATTCGAATCGAATTAAAACGTTTGGATACTGAGGATTCTTTCGAGGCTGAAATGACATCAGAGAAATACAGGGAACTAGGGCCGCTGAAAAGAGGAGATATTGTCTATACCGAATTCAACAAGCTTGTCGTTTTCAGCGAAAAAAACGGCCCCGTTCTGCAGGAAATGAAGAATGAACCATTAAGGACCGCATCTCTATAG
- a CDS encoding TetR/AcrR family transcriptional regulator encodes MSERTDKRITRTKWLLRDALTVLMEEKGFEGITVRDLTEKAAINRGTFYLHYRDKFDLLEQSEDEILLAVEEITSEINPNDALAYTSQSEPFPIILRLFEFFQENASFMKVLLGPKGDASFQVKLKEMIKKRFIQNIVHMHLKEDMAVPLDFFLSYVSSAHLGIVQHWLENGMEQSPREMTLIAARLTLLGPGHVAGLN; translated from the coding sequence GTGTCGGAACGGACTGATAAACGAATTACACGGACGAAGTGGCTCCTTCGGGATGCACTCACTGTATTAATGGAAGAAAAGGGATTCGAAGGAATTACCGTTCGGGATCTAACAGAGAAAGCGGCCATCAACCGCGGGACCTTTTATTTACACTACCGGGATAAGTTTGATTTATTAGAGCAGAGTGAGGATGAAATATTACTTGCCGTTGAGGAGATTACTTCGGAAATTAATCCCAATGATGCCTTGGCTTACACCAGCCAATCAGAACCATTTCCCATCATCTTGAGATTATTTGAATTTTTTCAGGAAAACGCCAGTTTCATGAAGGTATTATTAGGCCCAAAGGGAGATGCCTCCTTTCAGGTGAAATTAAAAGAAATGATCAAAAAGAGATTTATTCAAAATATTGTTCATATGCATTTAAAAGAAGATATGGCTGTTCCACTTGATTTTTTCCTTTCATATGTAAGTTCTGCACATCTTGGCATTGTCCAGCATTGGCTTGAAAACGGGATGGAACAATCACCGAGAGAAATGACCTTGATTGCTGCAAGATTAACATTGTTAGGACCCGGTCATGTTGCAGGACTAAATTAA
- a CDS encoding heavy metal translocating P-type ATPase — protein MSDTVEKHVYRVQGFSCINCAAKFEKNVQHLDGVVDAKVNFGASKLTIYGTASLDELHHAGAFEKLTLFPEKGQLIPAPKEALWKRYFHLVLSALLLLVGYIFNMNILFAGAIILGGFSLFQTGLKNLIQLEFDMKTLMTIAIIGAAIIGQWEEGAVVVILFAISEVLEGFSMDKARASIRSLIEKKPAEALVVRNGTELMLKIEDIEIGDIILVKPGQMLAMDGIVLEGASSVNQAAITGEAVPVEKAAGDEVFAGTLNEEGFLKIKVMKSSEDSTIAKIIHLVEEAQAEKAQSQQFVDRFAKYYTPVIIAIAVLVAIVPPLFLTGGWQKWIYEGLAVLVVGCPCALVISTPVAIVTAIGNAARQGVLIKGGNFLEEMAAVKAIAFDKTGTLTKGTPIVTDFINFSDDEHLFTKVAALERQSQHPLAAAIMKKADNSVDQVEGFISITGKGIIGKINGIEYRIGNTRLFEEIPAEVHTHITSLKTQGKTVMIVGTSTEILALIAAADEVRESSKTVIYKLQQLGIKQTVLLTGDHEAAAEAAGYVAGVTDIAAELLPQDKLTFIKKLSSTYGKTAMIGDGVNDAPALAAADVGIAMGKAGTDAALETADIALMNDELNKLPFIINLSRKTVRIIKQNISLSLIVKLLALLLVIPGWLTLWIAIFADMGITLLVTLNGLRLLR, from the coding sequence GTGAGTGATACAGTGGAAAAACATGTCTACCGGGTTCAGGGCTTTTCCTGCATAAACTGTGCTGCCAAGTTCGAAAAAAACGTACAGCATCTGGATGGTGTTGTGGATGCAAAAGTAAATTTCGGAGCTTCAAAACTAACAATCTATGGAACTGCTAGTTTAGATGAATTACACCATGCCGGTGCATTTGAAAAATTAACGCTATTTCCTGAAAAAGGTCAGCTGATACCTGCCCCAAAAGAGGCTCTTTGGAAGCGATACTTCCATCTTGTATTGTCAGCATTGTTGCTCTTGGTAGGCTATATTTTTAATATGAACATCCTCTTTGCTGGTGCAATTATCCTAGGAGGATTTTCGTTATTTCAAACTGGCTTGAAGAATTTAATTCAGCTCGAGTTTGATATGAAAACGTTGATGACCATCGCCATTATAGGTGCAGCTATTATTGGCCAATGGGAAGAAGGCGCAGTGGTGGTGATTTTGTTTGCCATCAGTGAAGTGCTTGAAGGATTTTCCATGGATAAAGCACGTGCCTCCATCCGCTCGCTTATAGAGAAGAAACCGGCAGAAGCCCTTGTGGTCAGAAACGGTACGGAGCTTATGTTAAAAATAGAAGATATTGAAATCGGCGATATCATTCTTGTCAAACCAGGGCAAATGCTTGCCATGGATGGCATCGTTCTTGAGGGAGCTTCCTCTGTCAATCAAGCAGCCATCACCGGAGAAGCTGTTCCTGTTGAAAAAGCCGCAGGAGACGAAGTGTTTGCTGGGACGTTAAATGAAGAAGGATTTTTAAAAATAAAGGTTATGAAGTCGAGCGAAGATTCGACGATCGCCAAAATCATTCATTTGGTAGAGGAAGCGCAGGCAGAAAAAGCCCAGTCACAGCAGTTTGTTGATCGCTTTGCTAAATACTATACGCCCGTGATTATCGCGATTGCCGTGCTTGTTGCCATTGTTCCGCCGCTTTTTTTGACAGGAGGATGGCAGAAGTGGATATATGAAGGGCTTGCTGTATTAGTAGTCGGATGTCCATGTGCCCTGGTTATATCAACACCGGTGGCTATTGTTACGGCAATAGGGAATGCCGCCCGCCAAGGTGTCTTGATTAAAGGCGGAAATTTCTTAGAAGAAATGGCCGCTGTAAAAGCGATCGCCTTTGATAAAACTGGAACACTTACAAAGGGAACTCCAATCGTAACGGATTTTATCAATTTTAGCGATGATGAGCATCTGTTTACCAAAGTGGCGGCATTGGAAAGGCAGTCGCAGCACCCACTCGCAGCAGCCATTATGAAAAAAGCTGACAATTCAGTTGATCAAGTAGAAGGATTCATTTCCATCACCGGCAAGGGCATTATAGGTAAAATAAATGGAATAGAGTACCGGATTGGGAATACAAGGTTATTCGAAGAAATTCCAGCTGAAGTTCATACACATATCACTTCACTAAAAACTCAGGGAAAAACAGTGATGATCGTTGGAACATCTACAGAAATTCTTGCCTTAATTGCAGCGGCAGATGAAGTTAGGGAAAGCAGTAAAACAGTCATATATAAATTGCAGCAGCTCGGAATAAAACAAACGGTTTTATTGACAGGTGATCATGAAGCTGCTGCGGAGGCGGCTGGGTATGTAGCAGGTGTGACCGATATAGCAGCAGAACTTCTCCCACAGGATAAATTGACTTTTATAAAGAAATTGTCATCAACATATGGCAAAACAGCCATGATTGGGGACGGCGTCAACGATGCTCCTGCACTTGCTGCGGCGGATGTGGGAATTGCAATGGGGAAGGCTGGAACAGATGCTGCCCTGGAGACAGCAGACATAGCACTTATGAATGATGAATTGAACAAATTGCCGTTTATCATTAACTTAAGCCGCAAAACAGTAAGAATTATTAAACAAAATATTTCGCTTTCGTTAATTGTTAAATTACTGGCCCTTCTTTTAGTCATACCGGGCTGGCTTACCCTATGGATTGCGATTTTTGCCGATATGGGCATCACATTGCTTGTCACACTGAATGGGCTTAGGCTGCTGCGGTAA
- a CDS encoding YqjF family protein, protein MNGLGPWIMTQTWEHLLFLHWKMAVHEMAPLLPNEFELDTYQDDAWLTMLPFQVSHQQFHWLPEIPLLLHYWELNVRTYVKYKGQPGVYFFSLDANHPLAVLGAKAVGLPFRQAKMDIHHEERLVFFNSRRWFGQGTFAVEYEPYSLQSPVTMGSLDDWLLERYCLFTKMGNWVLRGDIRHEKWKVSGARVRIKENSASPLHLKNEPILAHYCNRKKAYIFPFKKV, encoded by the coding sequence ATGAATGGCCTTGGTCCTTGGATTATGACGCAAACCTGGGAACACTTGTTATTTTTGCATTGGAAAATGGCTGTTCATGAAATGGCTCCTCTTTTGCCAAATGAATTTGAGTTGGATACCTATCAGGATGATGCATGGCTTACGATGCTCCCTTTCCAGGTTAGCCATCAGCAATTTCACTGGCTGCCGGAAATTCCCCTATTGCTCCATTATTGGGAATTGAATGTCAGGACATACGTGAAATACAAGGGGCAGCCGGGCGTATACTTTTTTTCACTTGATGCCAATCATCCGTTGGCAGTTTTAGGAGCAAAAGCGGTTGGTCTGCCGTTTCGGCAGGCAAAAATGGATATTCATCATGAAGAGAGGCTTGTCTTTTTTAACAGCAGGCGGTGGTTTGGTCAAGGGACCTTTGCAGTTGAATATGAGCCCTATTCCCTGCAGAGTCCTGTCACAATGGGAAGTCTTGATGACTGGCTGCTGGAGCGCTATTGTTTATTTACTAAAATGGGAAATTGGGTCTTACGAGGGGATATCCGCCACGAAAAGTGGAAAGTCAGTGGGGCAAGGGTGAGAATAAAGGAAAATTCAGCGTCCCCTCTTCATTTGAAGAATGAGCCGATTCTAGCACATTATTGTAATAGAAAAAAGGCATATATTTTTCCATTTAAAAAGGTTTAA
- a CDS encoding HAD family hydrolase — translation MKAIIFDFDGLIVDSESLWYEVCKEIFQEFNVHLPFEEYSKVIGTTDDFINQYFETQAGISALEAKLEEKQHKLFMERAISLSLREGVTSYLEEAKKQQLKIGLASSSGRDWVESCLKRYQIYDYFHTIKTKENVTRVKPDPSLYVKALEALEVQPNEAVAFEDSLNGSLAAIGAGIRCVIVPNPVTAHLPFENYHLRLTSMQEKSLSYVLNEIK, via the coding sequence ATAAAAGCGATTATTTTTGATTTTGACGGCCTAATCGTCGATTCTGAATCATTATGGTATGAAGTATGTAAAGAAATTTTTCAAGAGTTTAATGTTCATCTGCCATTTGAAGAGTATTCAAAGGTCATCGGTACGACAGACGACTTTATCAATCAGTACTTTGAAACCCAGGCTGGCATATCTGCCCTCGAAGCAAAATTGGAAGAAAAGCAGCACAAATTATTCATGGAAAGAGCGATCAGCTTAAGTCTTCGTGAAGGTGTGACCTCCTACTTGGAAGAGGCGAAAAAACAGCAATTAAAAATTGGGCTGGCCTCAAGCTCAGGGCGTGATTGGGTGGAGTCTTGCCTCAAGCGATATCAGATTTACGATTATTTCCATACGATTAAAACAAAGGAAAATGTCACAAGGGTTAAACCTGACCCAAGTCTCTATGTAAAAGCATTGGAAGCACTTGAGGTTCAACCGAATGAAGCAGTGGCATTTGAAGATTCCTTAAATGGTTCCCTTGCGGCGATTGGGGCTGGAATCCGATGTGTCATCGTTCCAAATCCGGTTACTGCACACCTTCCATTTGAAAACTATCACTTACGATTAACTTCCATGCAGGAAAAAAGCTTATCATATGTGCTAAACGAAATAAAATGA
- a CDS encoding ABC transporter permease produces the protein MRISALVKRICLQMLRDKRTLALMFVAPLLVLTLMYFIFNGNTVNPKIGVVGVDQGLIKIIEKAKIDVKNYDKATKQTVVDDKLDGLLQDENGKLTLILQNADPSTAKPLQMKINQAVAVYSQTKLMQQLPMMTGMPNSKTLGMTQQNPAVTDKFTEKTMTTKYVYGNKDTAFFDVLSPILVGFFVFFFVFIISGIGLLRERTTGTLERLMSTPIRRTEIVTAYLIGFGIFAVVQTIIVVLYAINVLDIVLVGSMINVIFINLLLALVALSLGILLSTFASSEFQMMQFIPIAVVPQVFFAGIFPLSGMANWLQIIAEIFPMYYAGDALKKVMYEGFGLTDIGGDLLALVIFALLFIVLNIVALKRYRTL, from the coding sequence ATGAGAATCAGCGCACTGGTAAAACGAATTTGTCTGCAAATGCTTCGCGATAAACGAACACTCGCCTTGATGTTTGTCGCGCCATTATTGGTTTTAACTCTCATGTATTTTATATTTAACGGCAATACCGTTAATCCGAAAATTGGGGTTGTCGGGGTCGATCAAGGCCTTATTAAAATCATCGAGAAAGCAAAAATTGATGTAAAGAACTATGATAAGGCAACAAAACAAACTGTCGTGGATGACAAACTTGATGGCTTGCTGCAAGATGAAAATGGTAAATTAACGTTAATACTGCAAAATGCTGATCCATCAACAGCTAAACCGCTGCAAATGAAAATAAATCAGGCAGTGGCTGTTTATTCACAAACTAAGCTCATGCAACAGCTTCCGATGATGACGGGAATGCCGAACTCTAAAACCCTGGGAATGACACAGCAAAATCCAGCAGTTACAGATAAATTCACAGAGAAAACCATGACAACGAAATATGTGTACGGCAATAAGGATACCGCGTTTTTTGATGTGTTAAGCCCTATTTTAGTCGGTTTCTTTGTTTTCTTCTTTGTGTTTATTATTTCCGGAATCGGCTTGCTTCGTGAACGGACGACCGGCACGCTGGAACGGTTGATGTCCACCCCGATTCGTCGGACCGAAATTGTTACCGCCTATTTAATCGGCTTTGGCATATTTGCCGTGGTTCAAACCATTATCGTTGTTCTCTATGCGATCAATGTATTGGATATCGTGCTTGTTGGTTCCATGATCAACGTGATTTTTATTAATTTACTGCTGGCATTAGTGGCGCTTTCTCTTGGCATTTTATTATCGACATTTGCTTCATCCGAATTTCAAATGATGCAATTTATCCCGATCGCGGTTGTTCCCCAAGTGTTTTTTGCTGGAATTTTCCCGCTTTCTGGGATGGCGAATTGGCTTCAAATTATTGCGGAAATTTTTCCCATGTACTATGCAGGCGATGCCCTCAAAAAAGTAATGTATGAAGGATTCGGGTTAACGGATATCGGCGGGGATCTACTCGCATTAGTTATTTTCGCTCTCCTCTTTATTGTACTGAACATTGTGGCATTGAAAAGATACCGAACATTATAA
- a CDS encoding ArsR/SmtB family transcription factor → MKERDICEITCVESERSAKIQQQLENSSHILEVTKLFKALSDETRLKIAYTLTLEDELCVHDVAYIVGATTATASHHLRHLKGLGLAKYRKEGKLVYYSLDDDHVKQLIHIAFTHQKEVSVRE, encoded by the coding sequence ATGAAAGAACGCGATATTTGCGAAATTACCTGTGTGGAGAGTGAAAGGTCCGCCAAGATACAACAGCAGCTTGAAAACAGCAGCCACATTCTTGAAGTGACAAAGTTGTTTAAAGCCTTGTCTGATGAAACCCGCTTGAAAATTGCCTACACCCTGACACTTGAAGATGAACTCTGCGTTCATGATGTTGCCTATATTGTAGGGGCAACAACCGCCACAGCTTCCCATCATCTTCGGCATTTAAAGGGTCTTGGTCTTGCCAAATATCGCAAAGAGGGTAAGCTCGTTTATTATTCCCTTGATGACGATCATGTTAAACAATTAATTCATATTGCCTTCACACATCAGAAGGAGGTGTCCGTCCGTGAGTGA
- a CDS encoding cytochrome c oxidase assembly protein, translating to MFFDVWLAGQSLWNTPLLAVLFGLNCLYLFFMKQSLKIKIYHKQPLLFICGLILFYFMIGSPFASISHLSFSLHMFQMSLLFFITPPLLLLGIPAQLWQPVWNLSILKKIPPCTSLYTFAVLFLMYHVPAILTFLSQNPYYHQSYFLILMLLAFGMWFPITATGKFTKTEKNRYAYLSGMVLMPACLLFIISALLGGMNNPFLSEITANLCMGSAAMHSGLILPFPFNTKWDQLLAGILMLLIHKIGLLLTSRYGDNVQIRNLEKNA from the coding sequence ATGTTCTTTGACGTTTGGCTTGCAGGTCAATCGTTATGGAATACCCCGCTGTTGGCAGTGCTTTTCGGTTTAAACTGTCTATATTTATTTTTTATGAAACAATCGTTAAAAATCAAAATTTACCACAAACAGCCACTATTATTTATCTGTGGCTTAATCCTATTCTATTTCATGATCGGAAGCCCCTTTGCATCCATCAGTCATTTATCATTCAGCCTGCACATGTTCCAAATGAGCTTGTTGTTCTTTATTACTCCGCCGCTGTTGTTATTGGGAATACCGGCACAGCTCTGGCAGCCTGTTTGGAATCTTTCCATTTTAAAAAAGATCCCGCCATGTACCTCCCTATATACGTTTGCCGTACTGTTCCTAATGTATCATGTTCCAGCTATATTAACCTTCCTGTCACAAAATCCTTATTACCACCAAAGTTATTTTCTCATTCTGATGCTATTGGCCTTTGGCATGTGGTTTCCGATTACAGCAACCGGAAAGTTCACCAAGACTGAGAAGAACCGTTATGCCTATTTAAGCGGTATGGTGTTGATGCCTGCGTGCCTTCTATTCATCATTAGCGCACTTCTCGGAGGTATGAATAATCCTTTCCTTAGCGAAATCACTGCCAATTTGTGCATGGGCTCAGCTGCTATGCACTCAGGTTTGATTTTGCCGTTTCCCTTCAATACGAAATGGGATCAATTGCTGGCAGGAATCCTCATGCTCTTGATTCACAAAATAGGGCTATTGCTGACATCTCGATATGGAGATAATGTCCAAATTCGCAACTTGGAGAAAAACGCCTAA
- a CDS encoding cation diffusion facilitator family transporter, protein MIMGHHHHHGHSHGHSHTGNKKALFSSFLLITLFMFVEVIGGFVTNSLAVLSDAGHMLSDAASLGLSFYAIKLGERKGTQENTFGFKRFEIIVAALNGLLLIIVSAIIFYEAIQRFFAPPEVQSSGMLLISFIGLLVNIVAAWILMKGDKEENLNVRSAFLHVIGDMLGSFGAIVAALLIMFFGWAIADPIVSVIVAALIIVSGLRVTKDSFHILMEGAPAQIDTDKLKAALRKIPMVKEVHDLHIWTITSGYPVLSCHITILNDGVHDDILLRAQKMLHDEFDIEHSTIQVEKEANGCPSPHGTCN, encoded by the coding sequence ATAATCATGGGTCACCATCACCATCATGGACATTCTCATGGCCACTCACATACAGGAAATAAGAAGGCATTATTCAGCTCGTTTCTTTTAATCACACTATTTATGTTTGTAGAAGTGATTGGCGGTTTTGTTACTAACAGTTTGGCAGTTTTGTCTGACGCCGGTCATATGTTAAGTGATGCCGCTTCACTTGGATTAAGTTTCTATGCCATCAAGCTCGGAGAGAGAAAAGGCACACAAGAAAACACCTTCGGTTTCAAACGCTTTGAAATCATTGTGGCCGCTTTGAACGGGCTATTGCTAATCATCGTATCGGCTATTATTTTTTATGAAGCAATTCAGCGTTTTTTCGCTCCTCCAGAAGTGCAAAGCTCAGGCATGCTGCTCATTTCGTTTATTGGTTTGCTTGTGAATATTGTGGCTGCATGGATATTGATGAAGGGGGACAAAGAGGAAAATCTGAATGTCAGAAGCGCCTTCCTCCATGTGATCGGAGATATGCTAGGTTCTTTCGGGGCCATTGTGGCTGCACTATTGATTATGTTTTTTGGTTGGGCAATCGCTGATCCGATTGTCAGTGTCATTGTTGCAGCCTTAATCATCGTTAGCGGCTTGAGAGTAACAAAAGATTCCTTCCATATTTTAATGGAGGGTGCACCGGCACAGATTGATACGGATAAGCTGAAGGCAGCGCTAAGAAAAATTCCGATGGTAAAAGAGGTTCATGATCTGCACATCTGGACCATCACCTCAGGTTATCCTGTCCTAAGCTGTCATATTACGATTTTGAATGACGGTGTACATGATGATATTCTATTACGCGCCCAAAAGATGCTTCATGATGAATTTGACATCGAACATAGCACCATCCAAGTGGAGAAAGAAGCAAACGGCTGTCCAAGTCCGCATGGAACGTGCAATTAA